The nucleotide window CCACCAGAGGGCCACCACTCCCAGACCCAGGACGAGCAGGGCTCCCCACCACAGCCACCGGCGCATACTTCCGGGCCTCCTCGGGGGATTTGGGCTCGTTCCCTGGAGGAGTTCTGCAGGCAGTAGAGAAGAGTCCTTCCTGCGGGAACAGGGAGTAGCCCTGGACTCCATGCTCAGGAAATCCACCGTGCACATGGGTAAGGAGGTGAGAGCCCCACCGGCAGATACCTAGAGAAGTGGCCTACCTCGGGGATTCTCCAAGGACAAGGGAGGATACGTAGAGGAGGTGGCGAAGGTGAACGTCACGGTACGGGTGAACGGAAGGACCTACACACAGGACGTGGAGCCCCGCACCCTGCTGGTGTACTTCCTCCGGGAGCATCTGGGACTTACGGGGACCCACGTGGGCTGTGACACCTCCAGCTGCGGGGCCTGCACGGTTCTCCTGAACGGCAAGGCGGTGAAGTCCTGTACGGTTCTCGCGGTCCAAGCAGACGGCGCGGAGATCACCACCGTGGAGGGACTCGCCCGGGACGGGGAACTCCACCCCATCCAGCAGGCCTTCTGGGAGGAGCACGGCCTGCAGTGCGGGTTCTGCACGCCCGGCATGATGCTGACGGCCCTGGATCTCCTGCAGCGCAATCCGAACCCCACGGATGACGAAATCCGGCACGGGCTGGAGGGGAACCTGTGCCGGTGCACCGGTTACCAGCACATCGTGAACGCCATTCGATCGGCGGCGCGGATGATGCGGGGAGGCGCACCGGCCGCCGCTGGGGGGAGGTGAGGGGAATGGCCGTAACGCAGGTCTTCGGCGCCAGGATCCGGAGGCGGGAGGATCCGAGGCTCATCACTGGACTTGCCACGTATACGGACGACGTGGTGCTCCCCCGCATGTGCTACGTAGCCTTTGTACGCAGCCCGCACGCCCACGCACGGATTCGGCGCATCGACACGAGTCGGGCAAAGGCGGCTCCCGGGGTGGTGGAGGTACTCACGGGGGCTGATCTGGAGGGGAAGGTGCAGCCCATCCCTTGCGGATGGCTGGTTCCGGGCTGCGATCTGAAGACCCCGCCGCATCCCGCCCTGGCCAAGGAGAAGGTCCGGTACGTGGGAGACGCGGTGGCGGTGGTGGTAGCGGAGAGCCGGGCCCAGGCATACGACGCCGCAGGGCTGGTGGACGTGGAGTACGAGGTGCTGCCCGCGGTGGTGGACATGGAGCAGGCACTCCGCGGGGAAGTGTTGGTGCACGAGGACGTTCCTCAGAACCGGGCGCTCCTGTGGGCCCTGAAGGGAGGGAACTTCGAGGCGGCCGTCCGGGAGCCCGGGGTACGGGTGGTGCGGCAACGTCTCATCAACCAACGGCTCATCCCCACCGCCATGGAGCCCCGGGCCGCGGTGGCCCAGTACAATCCCGTCACAGGCGAGCTCACTCTCTGGAACACGAGCCAGGCGCCCCACATCGTCCGCGTGCTCCTCTCGGGCACCTTGGGGATCCCGGAGCATCGGATACGGGTCATCGCGCCGGAGGTGGGAGGAGGGTTCGGGAGCAAGATCCCCTTCTACCCGGAGGAGGCCGTGGTGGCCTACCTCGCCACCCGGCTGGGACGGCCCGTGAAGTGGACGGAGACCAGGCGGGAGAACTACCTGGGAACCATCCATGGACGGGACCACGTCACGGACGCGGAGATCGCCGTACGGCCGGACGGGACCATCGTGGGCCTTCGGGTGCGGACGCTCGCGAACCTCGGCGCCTACCTCTCCACCGCGGCTCCCGCCATCCCCACCCTGCTCTACGGGCTCATGCTCAGCGGCGTCTACCGGATCCCGAACATCGAGTGCGAGGTCACGGGGGTGTTCACGAACACCACGCCCACGGACGCGTACCGGGGAGCGGGACGGCCAGAAGCCACGTACGTGGTGGAGCGCATGGTGGATCTGGCGGCCCTGGAACTGGGGATGGACCCCGTGGAGTTCCGGCGGAAGAACTTCATCCCCAAGGACGCCTTCCCGTACGCCACGCCCACGGGAGTGGTGTACGATAGCGGGAACTACGAGGCGGCCCTAAACCGGGCCCTGGAGATCCTCGACTACGCCAAGGCCCGCTCGCAGCAGGAGGAAGCCCGCCGCCAGGGGCGTCTGGTAGGCATCGGGTTCTCCACCTACGTAGAGGTGACGGGCGCGGGACCCTCCAAGATCGCGGGCGCCACGGGCTTCCAGGGAGGCCTGTGGGAGAGTGCGGGGGTGCGCTTCTACCCCACGGGGAAGGTCACGGTGTTCACCGGCACAAGCCCCCACGGGCAGGGGGAGGAGACCACCTTCGCCCAGATCGTCTCGCAGGAGCTGGGTGTTCCTCTCGACGACATCGAGGTGATCCACGGGGATACGGATGCCATCGCCATGGGTTGGGGAACGTACGGGAGCCGGACCACCCCGGTGGGTGGAACCGCGGTCTACCTGGCGGCCCAGCGGGTGAAGGAGAAGGCCATGCGGATCGCCGCCCATCAGTTGGAGGTGGCAGTGGAGGACCTGGTGTTCGAGAACGGGCGGTTCCACGTGCGGGGCGCTCCCGAACGGGCCATCACCATTCAGGAGGTGGCGCGGCAGGCGTACTTTGCGTGGAACCTGCCCGAGGGAATGGAGCCGGGACTGGAGGCCCAGGCGAACTGGGATCCCTCCAACTTCGTCTTCCCCTTCGGGGCGCACGTCTGCATGGTGGAGGTGGATCCGGAGACCGGACAGGTGAGATTCCTGCGGTACATCGCGGTGGACGACTGCGGGCGGGTCATCAACCCCCTCCTCGTGGACGGCCAGGTCCACGGGGGAATCGTCCAGGGCGTGGCCCAGGCCCTGTGGGAGTTCGCCGGGTACGACGAGAACGGGAACCTGCTCACCGCCTCTCTCGCGGACTACGCGATCCCCAAGGCCAGCTGGCTCCCTTGGTTCGAGGCGGATCGGACGGAGACGCCGAGCCCCGTGAACCCGCTCGGGGTGAAGGGGGTGGGTGAGACGGGCACCATCGCGGCCACCCCGTGCGTGGTCAACGCGGTGATGGACGCCTTAAGACCCCTCGGCATCCGGCACATCGACATGCCGCTTCTGCCCGAACGGGTGTGGCGTGCCATCCAGGCGGCGAAAGGAGGTGGAATAGGATGATCCCCGCGACCTTCGAGTACGTCCGGGCACATTCCGTGGAGGAGGCCATCCGCCTGCTCCAGCAGTACGGGGATCGGGCGAAGCTGCTGGCGGGCGGGCACAGCCTTCTGCCCCTCATGAAGCTGCGCCTCGCCCAGCCCGAGGTGCTCATCGATCTCGGCCGGATACCGGAGCTGCGGGGGATCCGGGAGGATACGGGGGGACTACGGATCGGAGCCATGACCACCCACGACGAGATCGCCCGCAACCTCCTGGTGCAGCGGCAGTGTCCCCTGCTGGCGGAGACGGCTTCCCAGATCGGCGATATCCAGGTTCGCAACATGGGGACCATCGGCGGAAGCCTCGCGCACGCGGATCCTGCCGCGGATTATCCCGCGGCGGTCCTCGCCCTGGAGGCCGAAATCCACTGCCAGGGCCCAGGAGGGGGGCGTACCGTGAAGGCCACGGACTGGTTCGTGGACCTGCTCACCACCGCCCTCCAGCCCGGAGAGGTCATCACCGAAGTTCGGGTCCCCGTGCGCAGAGCGGGGCAGGGCTACGCGTACGTGAAGATGCCCCATCCCGCCAGCGGCTACTCCCTCATCGGGGTGGCCTGCCTCGTAACCCTGGAGGGCACTGTCTGCCGGGAGGCGAGGGTGGCCATTACCGGCGTAGGCCCCAAGGCCGTGCGGTTGGGGAAGGTGGAGGGGGCTTTAGTGGGCAAGACCCTGGACGAGGCCGTGGTGGCGGAGGCGGCCCAGCTCGCAGCGGACGGTCTGGAGGCTACGGACGACCTGTATGCCTCTGCGGAGTACAAGCGCCACCTGGCCACCGTTTACACCAAGCGCGCCGTGCTGCGCGCCGTGGAGCGCGCCAGGGCATAGGTCAGGGACGGGGGCGCCGAACGTTCGGCGCCCCCTGTTCATACGGGCGCGATTCCCAGCTTCCAGGCAATCCACCGGTCCATGGACATCCCCTCTACCACCCCCTCTGCATCCAGAAGACCCCTGCGTACTTCCCCCACGGTTCCGGAGTACTCCGCGTACACATCGTGGGGATGGATGGTCTCGAAGTTGGTCTGTCGGGCCAGCAGGAAGGCATCATCCGGGAGGTCCGGATAGCGGTCCAGGAGGTTCCGGATCATCTCCCGGACCGCATCCTCCACGAACCGAGGGCGTCGGTGCGCCTTCGCCACCAGGAACAACTCGTCCGGCCGCTTGAGGAGGTCGTAGATCTCCGCGCTCATGGCCGCCTCCACCACGCTGGCCAGCTCCTCTGCCCGCAGTACTCCCACCCCGCCCACCATGAGCCGGCCCGTTCCCCGCTGGTTGTGCGTGGCGAGTGGCACCACCTGGAGCACGTGTTCCGCCACCTCCGGGCTGATGCCCTCCTCCAGGAGTCGCTCCCGGGCGTAGGTCCGGATCATGTCCTGGGCACACGGGCAGGCCATCATTCCCTCTACCTCGATTCCCACGAGCCGGACCGTGCGCTGCGGGGTGCTGGCAGCTCGGGCCAGGAGGGTGTACAGCTTCTGGGTGGACTTGCCCGAGGCGGGAGCATAGCGGGTGGTGGGAAGGTGCGCCCGGATGAAGACCTCCGCCCGCCGGGCGTCCTGAGCCGCGATGAGCTGATGCGCCATCCGCTCCGCCACCGTCTCTAGATCCGGCGCGGGCTCGTCCGCGGCCTCCTCCAGGATCTCCTCCACGCTGTCGCTGAACCGGGACATGTGTACCCCCCGCTGGTTCGGGCCCAGATCCACGTAGAGATCCATCTCCGCGTAGAAGAGGTTGTCGCGGCCACCGTCGAGGATGCGGACGATGCGCCGCAGCCCCGTGATCCCCACGCGACTGAGACCCAGACGGAGGGCGGGTGGTTCTCCCTGCACGTCCCGGCGGAGCTGGGTTCCGAAGCCCGGCCGCACCCGTGCCACGCGGCCCTCCCGTTGGGCTGCCTGGGCCGCAAGTTCCGCCATGGACTGCCCCCGCTGAGGGTGGAGAAGGTCCGGGGCAATCTCCGCGAGGGGAACGAGCACAAAGGCCCGCTCCGTCATCCGCGGGTGCGGAATCACCAGTTCCGGAGTTTCTAGCACGAGGTCGTCGTAGAGCAACAGGTCCAGGTCAATGACCCGGGGGCCGTACCGCACCGTCTCCTGCCGTCCCATCCACCGCTCGATGCGCTTCAGGAACCGGAAGAGCTCCAGAGGATCCAGCTCCGTCTCCACCTGGACCACCATGTTCAGGAACCACGGTTGATCCGCGTAATAGGCGGGCTCCGTCTCGTAGACGGAGGAGACTCGGACGATCCGAGCCCGTTCCCGCAGCTGCTGCAGCGCCTCCAGGAGGTTCGTATGGCGATCCCCGAGGTTGGAACCCAAGCCGATCCATGCGGTATGCGTGGCCATACGGTTCTGCCTCCTGCACCCGGATTGCCCTCTGTCAGGAAGAGCATACCGGATCCCCTGCGAGGGGTCCCAGAGGGTGGCCTATCCGTCATCGGGCGGGAAGCGGACCTCCGCCACCAGGTGCGCGCACTCCGAGGACTCCAGGGAGATGGGATGGCCGCGTGCATCCATCCCCTGCAGGGAGAGGACCTCGAGGGACGCGGAGGCCGGGAGCTGTTGCCGGCGCATCAAGAACCGACGCAGGAGCTCCACCAGCGCGGACTCCGTCCGGAACATGGGGTGCACGGAGCGGATCTCCCAGGTGACCCGGAGGGTGGCGTCTTCCGAGACCACCCGGGGTTCCACCGCTTCTCCCACGAAGATCCTCCGCGCCACCCCCGGCGCCCACCGCGCGGGGTCCTTTGTCCCCCACTCCACGTCCACCAACCACCGGAACCGCCGGAAGTCCTCCACCAGGGCCTCCCGAACCCGATCGTTGCGCAGGGCCGCGGCGGGGTGATACGTGGCGAAGAACCAGCGGTTGGGCTCCCGGAACGCCCGACCCCGCACGCGGCTGATCTTCTGGTCCGATCCCAGGAGGGCGGTGACCGCGGTAGCGCCCAGCAGGCAGACGATCCGGGGCTGGAGCACCGCCATCTGACGGATCAGGTAGGGAAGACAGTTAGCCACCTCTTCCTGGGTGGGAATCCGGTTCCCAGGAGGCCGGCACTTTACGGTGTTGGTGATGAACACCTTCTCCCGCGGGATCCGGATCCCCTCCAACAGCTGCGTGAGCAGCCGCCCCGCGGGGCCCACGAAGGGCCTTCCCTGCCGGTCCTCCTGCTCCCCAGGAGCCTCCCCGACGAACATCACGGGAGCATCTGGAGGCCCTTCTCCCGGGACCGCTTGGGTTCGGGTCGCACTCAATTCCCCGCAGCACCGGCAGGTCCGGATCTCCTCCGCCAAGCGGGCGAGGACCTCCGCGCGGACGGCGGCAGGGGAGCTCACGGCTGGAGGGCGAGTCGGAAGTGTACCCGGGACTCGTCCCGCCCCATCTCCCGGAAGCCCCGCGAGCGATACAAACGCTGGGCCTGCTGCATCCACGGGGCGGTGTCCAGCTCCACCTCCCGGTACCCGCACACCCGACAGTACACCAGAGCCGCATCCAGTAGCTTGGCTCCGATGCCACGCCGCCGGAACTCCGGGTGCACGTACTGGTGCTTCAGGACCGCCCGATCCTTCGTGCGCTCCTGGACCGCGGTGGTTCCGATGATCCTTCCGTCCAGGCGGGCTACGAAGAACACAGAACGGGGCTGCGGGAAGTGGGACTCCAGGTTCGAGAGCTCCTCCTCGGTCTGCGGGTCGTATGGAAGCCCCAGTTCCGCTAGAACACAGCGGATCAGCTGTTGGATGGCCGGCTCATCCTCCGGCCGGGCTGGTTCAATCACAAGGCTCATGATCCACACAGGGGGAGGGGGATCCCTTCCCCACCCTATTTAGGATACGAGCTTCGCACAATCCCTCTTCCACCAGGATCTACACCGCGGCCAGGACCTCCCGCTCAAAATCCCGCAGGGTGGGGCGGATGCGCAGGGTCTGTCCCCCATTTTTCAGAACGTCCGCGGTCTTAAGGCCGCTCCCGGTGATGAAGGCCACCACGGTGGCGTCCGGATGTAGCCGGCCGGCCTCCGCCAGCCTCCGAAGCACCGCCACGGTAGTCCCCCCTGCGGTCTCCGCGAAGATCCCCTCCGTCCGGGCGAGCAGTTCGATGCCCTCCACGATCTCCTCGTCCGTAGCCACCTCCACCACTCCCCCCGTCCTCCGGACCGCTTGCAGGGCATAGTACCCGTCCGCGGGGTTTCCGATGGCCAGGGACTTGGCGATGGTCTGGGGTCGCACCGGACGCACCTGGTCCAGGCCCTGCCGGAAGGCGGCGGCGATGGGGCTACACCCCTCCGGCTGGGCTCCGTGGATCTGGGGAAGGGGCCCCTCCACAAGCCCCACCCTCCGCAGTTCCTCGAAGGCCTTCTCCGTCTTCACGAGCAGATTGCCGCTGGCCACGGGAACGACCACGTGATCGGGGAAGCGCCAGCCCAGCTGCTCCACGGTCTCGAAGGCCAAAGTCTTACAGCCCTCGGAGTAGAAGGGACGTACGTTGATGTTGGCAAAGGCCCAGGGGTACTCCCCCGCAATCTCCGTGCACAGCCGGTTCACGTCGTCGTAGGTTCCCTCCACCTCCACGATGAGGGGGCCGTACACCGCGCTCATAATGAGCTTCGCAGGTTCCAACCCCACGGGGACGAACACCACGGCCCGCATTCCCGCCCGGGCCGCGTGAGCCGCCACGGCGTTGGCCAGGTTCCCCGTGGAGGCGCACGCCAGCACCTCGAACCCGAACCGGCGTGCGGCGCTCACCGCCACCGCCACCACCCGGTCCTTAAACGACCACGTGGGGTTCGTGGTGTCGTTCTTGAGGTAGAGGTTCCGCAGGCCCAGCACACGGCCGAGGCGGTGCGCACGCACCAGGGGCGTCCAACCGGGCTGGAGATCCGCCTCGTGGGGCTCCGCGGGAAGCAGGGCTCGGTACCGCCAGATCGATCCCGGACCGGACGCGATCTCCTGTCGCGTGGTCTGGGCCGCGATCCGATCGTAGTCATAGACGACCTCGAGAGGCCCGAAACACTCCGTACATACGTATTCCGGGCCCGCTTCGTAGGTGGCCCCACAGGCCCGACACCTCAGATGCGTGGCATGTCCCATCTCTCACCTCCGAAGCACATGGGCTTGAACGCGCGTCCCTTCCAGATCCACCCGTGTAACCACCGCTCGAGCCCGCACCCCGTGTCCGATGAAGGCCGCCTCCATGGCTTCCGCCACCCGCACAGCCTGCCACGAAGGCGCAAAGGCCAGGAGGGAGGGACCGGACCCGCTCAGCGCCACCCCCAGGGCTCCCGCCCTTCGGGCCGCGGTGCACACATCCTCGAAGCCCGGTACCAGGGGCTTCCGGTACGGCTGGTGCAACCGATCCTCCATGGCGAGCTCCAGGAGATCCCACCGGCTCGTCGCAAGGGCTCCTATGAGGAGCGCCGTCCTGCCCACGTTGAAGGCCGCGTCCTCCCGGGGCACCCGGGAGGGCAGCCTCCCGCGTGCGAGGGCGGTGGGAACCTCAAACTCCGGGATGGCCACCACGGCCGTGGGGAGGTCCCGCACGGGCAACCGTACCCAGTGCACCGTCCCGTCCTCCATCACCGCCGCGGTCACCCCCCCCACGAGGGCGGGAACCACGTTGTCCGGGTGGCCCTCCAGGCGGGCGGCGAGGGAGGCAAGGTGCGAACGATCCAGGGGTCGTCCCAGCAACTCGTTGGCGGCCACCATTCCCCCCACGATGGCGGCGGCGCTGCTGCCGAGTCCACGGCCCAGGGGAATGCGGTTCCAGCAGCGGAAGGAGAACGCCACCTCCGCACCCACGGCATCCGCCACCGCGCGGGCGGCCCGGTACACCAGGTTCTCCTCGCCCTCCGGGAGCAGGCCTTCCCCCTCCCCGTGGAGGGTGAGGTGGGGATGGTGCGAGAGGCTCGCCTCCACCTCGTTGTAGATGCTCAGGGCAAGGCCCAGGGCATCGAACCCGGGTCCCAGGTTCGCGGAGGTGGCTGGTACGATCACCCGGAGCGTGGACACACACCCCCTCGGTGCAAAAAAATTGCCCTCCGAGCCTTCGGAGGGCCAACCGTGCGCCCTCATCTCTCGGAGCTCGGCTCCGCGGGAGTTGGCACCTTGCCGGCAAACAACCGGCAGGTTGCCGGGGGTCATCGGGCCCGTCCCTCGCCCACTCTGGATGAGGTGCCGCTATGCAGTTTTGCTTGAGCGTACCCTACCAGCCCCGCGGGCGGTTGTCAAGCATCTAGGCCCGCACTTCCTGCCGCTGGAAGGTGACGTAGGCGGCGCAGAAGAGCAGGATGGTGCCCGCGATGAGGGCCACCATCTGCGGCCAGACCAGCAGCAGGCTCTGCGAGAGCGGCAGGGGAGTGCCCAGAACCGCCCCCTCCAGCTGCGTGAGGAGCACGGGGCCCAGCGCCCGCACCTGGGGGTTCAGAAGAGCCAGGATAGTCTCCGCGTACAGGGTATTGGGGGAGAACCGGGCCAGGAACAGGTGAATTCTGGCCTGGGCGAGCTCCGTCGGGCCATACCCGGCCTGCTGCGCCACCAGAGCCTGCGCCACCAGCGCGCTCAGGATATCCCAGAACACCGCAAACAGCAGCCACACCGCGATGGCGGTGAGGGCGGAGGTGGCGGGCTGTCGGAAGACCGTGGAGAACAGCATGGACAGGGCCAGCCACACGCCCGCGTATCCCAGGGTGGCCAAGAGGAACCAGAGCCCCCGGGCCACCTCCTCCCCGCCCGGAGGAACCCCGAGGATGAAAAGCCCCATCCCGGTGGTGACCAGCCACAGTCCCACGAGCACGATCCCCAAGGTGAACACTCCTGCCAGGAACTTGCCCAGCAGCAGCGCATCCCGGTAGATGGGCTGCGCCAGCACCCGGCTCAGGGTTCTTCGGGCATGCTCCCCGTTGATGGCGTCGAAGCCCAGGGCGATGGCGGAGAGAGGGACGAGGAAACTGAGGAATCCCACAAAGGAGGGGAGGGGATCCCGGGCGGTGGTGAAGAGCTTGAGGAAAACGAAGGGATCCTCCCCGATCTCCTGCCGGATGCTCTGGCTTGCCGCGTACACGGTCCCTACCGCGGTGAGGAGCATGAGGGCCTCGAGGATCTGCATCCGGATGCCGGTGAGGTGATCGCTCAGCTCCTTATGGAGCACCGCCCACAGCCCGGTCCACGGGGAACCCTCACGCCGAAGGCTCCGTTGCGCGGTCCGCTCCTCCACCGCGGTGCTCATGTCCCCCCCTCCCTCGTGAGATCCTGGAAGTACCGGGCGTACACCTCATCCAGCCCCGGCCGCTCCAGAGATAGCCCCAACAGATCCCCCCGCTCCACGACCCGCCGGGCGATCTCCGCCCGGATGTCCGCCCGCGCCTCCACGGTGAACCTCCCGTTCCCTTCCGGGTGAACCCGCACCACCTGCGGAAGACCCCGCAGGAGATCCGCGACCCCCGTGCCCCGTGCCTCCAAGTGGATCCGATAGGAGCCGCCCAGCACCCGCTCGCTCAGCTCCTCCACCCGACCCTCCAGGACCATCCGCCCCTTGTGGAACAGGCCTACACGGTCACAGATGGCCTGCACCTGGTGGAGGAGGTGGGAGGCGAGCAGGATCGCCATCCCTTCCGCCCGCAGGCCCCGGATCAGGTGCAGGAACTCCAGGGCGGCCTCAGGGTCCAGGCCCAAGGTGGGCTCGTCCAGGATGGCCACCCGGGGCCGTTTGAGCAGAACCTCCGCCAGGCCCAGGCGCTGGCGCATGCCGCGGGAGAAGGTTCCCACCTTGTGGTCCGCCACCTCCGCGAGGCCCATCCGTTCCAGGACCTCGCCGATGCGGGTCTTCGCCTCGCGGGGGGAGAATCCGTTCAGGTTCGCGATATACCGGAGGTTTTCCCAGGCGGTGAGTTCGTCGTAGAACCCCACGGAGTCTGGGAGATAGCCCACCCGCCGCTTGACCTCCAGGGGTTGACGGGTGGGGTCGAACCCCAGGACCCGGGCGGTCCCCGCGGTGGGATCCGTGAGGCCCAGAAGCATGAGGATGGTGGTGGTCTTGCCGGACCCGTTGGGACCCAACAGTCCGAAGATCTCTCCTTCCCGGACCACCAGGTTGAGGTCCTGGACCGCCACGGTCCGGCCGTAGTGCTTGGTGAGCCCCTGGGTCTCGATGGCGACCGTCATCTCCGCCCGTACCGGCTCACCGCCTGTCCCACCACCAGCAGCGCGGCCGCGATGAGGATCACGCCCACCACCCCCCACAGGGTGCGGGTGAGGACCGTGATCCGGAAATCCTCGGACTTCGACACGTCTCCCGCGCTGGCGGTGAAGGTCACCATGTAATCGCCCGCGATGGCCCGGGGCGAGGGCCGGACCCGCGCGGTGACCTCCACCTGCTGCTTGGGTGCGATCTCCTCGATGCGCTCCGGTTCGAACTTCACGTCCCACCCGGAGGGCGGGGAGCTGCTGAGGGTGACGTTGCGGGCGGGAGCGCTCCCGTCGTTCTTCACGAGGATCTTGAGGGGCGTCTCCTGTCCCGCGTACGCCCGCCCCGAGAGGCGGCCATCCGGCGCGGTGATGGAGAGCTCCGGACGCCCGGTGATCTCCAGCGCGAGTGGCAGGGAAGCACTCGTCCCCGCGGCACTGGCGCGGACCACGAGGGAGTAGCGCCCCGCGGACATGTCCTGCGGGACGTTCACCTCCACGTCCAGGTCCCGGGACTCACCGGCCTTCACGGGGAGGCTTGTGACCTGCTGGGTCCCGATGGTGGGAGTGAAAGAGACCTGGAACCGCCGGGGGGCTTCTGCGTCCAGGCGGACCAGCAGCTCCTGGTCGCTGTCGTTCCGGAGGGTCACCCGGAACCGAAAGCTGCTGGTGGCAGGCCCCCGAAGGGTGGGAAGCTCCGCGGTCAGGCTGATCCGGGGGGGCAGGGCCTGCCCCAGGGTCAGGCGGAGGGGGAGGTGCGCCCGCCCGTCCTGGCCCACCGCGGCCACCCCGAACCGGAAGGTCCCGGAGCGGGCGGTTCGGGGGGGATCCAGCCGGAGGCTCACCGTGGCCTCCTGGTCCGGGAGCACGTACACCGCGCTGACGACCCGGCCGCCCGCGAGGAACGTGGCACGCCACCCGGGAGCGACCTCGGTCGCCTCCAGACGCACCACCTGGGGCGGCAGTCCGAAGTTCCGGACCGTCAGGGTGAGGGTGACGGACTCTCCGGCCCTCACGATCTGGTCCGGATAGGGGGTGTAGAGGGCCAGTCCCCGAAACGCAGGGGCGGCAAGCCCCTGCGCGCCCAGAAGGAGCGCGAGGCCGAGGGCCCACAGCAACCGACGCAATCCGCGCACGCGGTTCACCTCCTCCATCGAGATCCCCTCCTTAAGGTACCCGACCTACCCTCGGGGTTCCTTCTTCCGGTCCTGGGAATACTGAAGACGGCCGGCCCCTGAGCCAGCTCCCCCGGGAAGTCTACCACAAGACCGCAACGTGGATGGTCGGAGGAGTCTGCTATCATGTTGGCGGCCATGGATCCCGTGCTGGTGCAGATCGGGCCCATCGTCCTCCGCTGGTACGGCGCGATGATGGCCCTTGCCATCCTCCTGGGCCTCTGGCTCAGCGG belongs to Armatimonadota bacterium and includes:
- a CDS encoding (2Fe-2S)-binding protein, whose product is MAKVNVTVRVNGRTYTQDVEPRTLLVYFLREHLGLTGTHVGCDTSSCGACTVLLNGKAVKSCTVLAVQADGAEITTVEGLARDGELHPIQQAFWEEHGLQCGFCTPGMMLTALDLLQRNPNPTDDEIRHGLEGNLCRCTGYQHIVNAIRSAARMMRGGAPAAAGGR
- a CDS encoding uracil-DNA glycosylase; this encodes MAEEIRTCRCCGELSATRTQAVPGEGPPDAPVMFVGEAPGEQEDRQGRPFVGPAGRLLTQLLEGIRIPREKVFITNTVKCRPPGNRIPTQEEVANCLPYLIRQMAVLQPRIVCLLGATAVTALLGSDQKISRVRGRAFREPNRWFFATYHPAAALRNDRVREALVEDFRRFRWLVDVEWGTKDPARWAPGVARRIFVGEAVEPRVVSEDATLRVTWEIRSVHPMFRTESALVELLRRFLMRRQQLPASASLEVLSLQGMDARGHPISLESSECAHLVAEVRFPPDDG
- a CDS encoding xanthine dehydrogenase family protein subunit M, producing MIPATFEYVRAHSVEEAIRLLQQYGDRAKLLAGGHSLLPLMKLRLAQPEVLIDLGRIPELRGIREDTGGLRIGAMTTHDEIARNLLVQRQCPLLAETASQIGDIQVRNMGTIGGSLAHADPAADYPAAVLALEAEIHCQGPGGGRTVKATDWFVDLLTTALQPGEVITEVRVPVRRAGQGYAYVKMPHPASGYSLIGVACLVTLEGTVCREARVAITGVGPKAVRLGKVEGALVGKTLDEAVVAEAAQLAADGLEATDDLYASAEYKRHLATVYTKRAVLRAVERARA
- the thrB gene encoding homoserine kinase — translated: MSTLRVIVPATSANLGPGFDALGLALSIYNEVEASLSHHPHLTLHGEGEGLLPEGEENLVYRAARAVADAVGAEVAFSFRCWNRIPLGRGLGSSAAAIVGGMVAANELLGRPLDRSHLASLAARLEGHPDNVVPALVGGVTAAVMEDGTVHWVRLPVRDLPTAVVAIPEFEVPTALARGRLPSRVPREDAAFNVGRTALLIGALATSRWDLLELAMEDRLHQPYRKPLVPGFEDVCTAARRAGALGVALSGSGPSLLAFAPSWQAVRVAEAMEAAFIGHGVRARAVVTRVDLEGTRVQAHVLRR
- the thrC gene encoding threonine synthase translates to MGHATHLRCRACGATYEAGPEYVCTECFGPLEVVYDYDRIAAQTTRQEIASGPGSIWRYRALLPAEPHEADLQPGWTPLVRAHRLGRVLGLRNLYLKNDTTNPTWSFKDRVVAVAVSAARRFGFEVLACASTGNLANAVAAHAARAGMRAVVFVPVGLEPAKLIMSAVYGPLIVEVEGTYDDVNRLCTEIAGEYPWAFANINVRPFYSEGCKTLAFETVEQLGWRFPDHVVVPVASGNLLVKTEKAFEELRRVGLVEGPLPQIHGAQPEGCSPIAAAFRQGLDQVRPVRPQTIAKSLAIGNPADGYYALQAVRRTGGVVEVATDEEIVEGIELLARTEGIFAETAGGTTVAVLRRLAEAGRLHPDATVVAFITGSGLKTADVLKNGGQTLRIRPTLRDFEREVLAAV
- the mptA gene encoding GTP cyclohydrolase MptA, yielding MATHTAWIGLGSNLGDRHTNLLEALQQLRERARIVRVSSVYETEPAYYADQPWFLNMVVQVETELDPLELFRFLKRIERWMGRQETVRYGPRVIDLDLLLYDDLVLETPELVIPHPRMTERAFVLVPLAEIAPDLLHPQRGQSMAELAAQAAQREGRVARVRPGFGTQLRRDVQGEPPALRLGLSRVGITGLRRIVRILDGGRDNLFYAEMDLYVDLGPNQRGVHMSRFSDSVEEILEEAADEPAPDLETVAERMAHQLIAAQDARRAEVFIRAHLPTTRYAPASGKSTQKLYTLLARAASTPQRTVRLVGIEVEGMMACPCAQDMIRTYARERLLEEGISPEVAEHVLQVVPLATHNQRGTGRLMVGGVGVLRAEELASVVEAAMSAEIYDLLKRPDELFLVAKAHRRPRFVEDAVREMIRNLLDRYPDLPDDAFLLARQTNFETIHPHDVYAEYSGTVGEVRRGLLDAEGVVEGMSMDRWIAWKLGIAPV
- a CDS encoding xanthine dehydrogenase family protein molybdopterin-binding subunit, whose translation is MAVTQVFGARIRRREDPRLITGLATYTDDVVLPRMCYVAFVRSPHAHARIRRIDTSRAKAAPGVVEVLTGADLEGKVQPIPCGWLVPGCDLKTPPHPALAKEKVRYVGDAVAVVVAESRAQAYDAAGLVDVEYEVLPAVVDMEQALRGEVLVHEDVPQNRALLWALKGGNFEAAVREPGVRVVRQRLINQRLIPTAMEPRAAVAQYNPVTGELTLWNTSQAPHIVRVLLSGTLGIPEHRIRVIAPEVGGGFGSKIPFYPEEAVVAYLATRLGRPVKWTETRRENYLGTIHGRDHVTDAEIAVRPDGTIVGLRVRTLANLGAYLSTAAPAIPTLLYGLMLSGVYRIPNIECEVTGVFTNTTPTDAYRGAGRPEATYVVERMVDLAALELGMDPVEFRRKNFIPKDAFPYATPTGVVYDSGNYEAALNRALEILDYAKARSQQEEARRQGRLVGIGFSTYVEVTGAGPSKIAGATGFQGGLWESAGVRFYPTGKVTVFTGTSPHGQGEETTFAQIVSQELGVPLDDIEVIHGDTDAIAMGWGTYGSRTTPVGGTAVYLAAQRVKEKAMRIAAHQLEVAVEDLVFENGRFHVRGAPERAITIQEVARQAYFAWNLPEGMEPGLEAQANWDPSNFVFPFGAHVCMVEVDPETGQVRFLRYIAVDDCGRVINPLLVDGQVHGGIVQGVAQALWEFAGYDENGNLLTASLADYAIPKASWLPWFEADRTETPSPVNPLGVKGVGETGTIAATPCVVNAVMDALRPLGIRHIDMPLLPERVWRAIQAAKGGGIG
- a CDS encoding GNAT family N-acetyltransferase; the protein is MSLVIEPARPEDEPAIQQLIRCVLAELGLPYDPQTEEELSNLESHFPQPRSVFFVARLDGRIIGTTAVQERTKDRAVLKHQYVHPEFRRRGIGAKLLDAALVYCRVCGYREVELDTAPWMQQAQRLYRSRGFREMGRDESRVHFRLALQP